One window from the genome of Hoplias malabaricus isolate fHopMal1 chromosome 18, fHopMal1.hap1, whole genome shotgun sequence encodes:
- the wrn gene encoding bifunctional 3'-5' exonuclease/ATP-dependent helicase WRN, which yields MGDRTLPEWMGKKLNKQDQVHTQGLYKKNVLEDDLPYLEFGGVVMYSREKNDSSFLAEDLRSSLAPGIAVGFDLEWPLSFTKGKSKKVALVQLCASEEKCYLFHLSSMSGFPPGLKIFLEDESIKKVGVGIEGDMWKLMSDYEIKLKNFVELSDLANEKLRCLEKWSLNGLVKHLFKKQLFKNTDVRCSHWDNFELTEQQKQYAAIDAYAGFIIHQKLESMVNSAAPKAPACLKWRLSQICEDLVDLTNCIPDGLNCTSSTERLVEQLSQGVASLQDLLKNCIDMSEGAIEEHSPNTSEDQNQNIKSDIMSHEAGQESDEDRGANVAFKEPTKHSLPLEKVERSEGLPVNRECVMSLDISEYELQMLEMQAREEEQEEQSILAFQEKAAQENSADLSNEAESDDDEFNCEMIQCAEEMEKMNESFETQPDEPQNIIQDEDEDVVEDYEEHFDPSLPEPGPEQIRCLKMYFGHHSFKPVQWKVIQSVLQQRRDNLVVMATGYGKSLCFQFPPVYCVNISVVISPLIALMEDQVLQLRMSNIQACFLGSAQTQNVFADLRKGMFRVVYMTPEFCSVNISLLEDLNVTIGLSLIAVDEAHCISHWGHDFRGAYRDLGKLKRRLPGVPIVALTATASPSIRNDIINSLHLVDPLVTCTTFDRPNLYLDVNRKSGDIIKDLKCFLVKKTGCNYEFEGAAIVYCPSKKEAERVTAALYKLGIRCGVYHAGLSIQQRKETQYQFMRDEIQCVVATVAFGMGINKPDIRKVIHYGAPKEMESYYQEIGRAGRDGLPSACHVLWMPSDMTLNKFLLNHTKSDRFRSYKLEMLAKMEKYLNSTKCRRKLILSHFEDKQLRKITSGILGTSKCCDNCKSGTMFNTGKDSSEQDLQDFGSCAFQLMGAVSTMGERFGITAPILLLRGSISQRVPQRFQKHPLFGAGRSVSDAWWRALSRELVAEKFLMETSGYNKFSTLCKLTPKGRTWLNKAQDERHRTLLLQPNRDLCARAYMPRNQDTRPSLARVEDTSPPGTAPRANLRSQADTNELVKKGVTPDFRSVPALSQAKPQPPPVSAREMELQAELYGRLVAERQKLAGIKDIPPAILATNKILLDMAKLRPCMLDQLKQVDGVSEAKATMLAPLLQTITEFCQMHSLQEGEATSSAAPCLVQPSSANSRRSSAVPLADSIAISYRLFQTEGKSMRQVADTRSLPVAVVESHLLQALKASHPLDTERAGLSSSVFNTVTHIISSSPFSSDLSDFKSIRALVPEEISTFLLRLSITKLQREGFPNPPPNPPTAQGNITWIEPQAKHFEVDRANSALTSGLQPEQPEPEPDSMDMSEDELFSQLPMPDDLGTNRFDACSKSAAVAPSTTASYTSGMKLASWNEDNLDKDTEDLFSDSPVKTLSQMPKRKLPDWAESQKGSVSATAAAKNPKKKKGLFI from the exons AAGTGGCTTTGGTCCAACTTTGTGCCTCAGAGGAGAAATGCTACCTCTTTCACCTCTCCTCAATGTCAG GATTTCCTCCTGGCCTTAAGATATTTCTGGAAGATGAGAGCATTAAAAAGGTCGGTGTGGGCATTGAAGGAGACATGTGGAAGCTAATGTCTGATTATGAAATTAAGCTGAAGAATTTCGTAGAGCTCTCTGATTTGGCCAATGAGAAA cTGCGGTGTTTGGAGAAATGGAGCTTGAATGGACTGGTTAAGcacttatttaaaaaacaactcTTCAAAAATACAGATGTGCGCTGTAGCCACTGGGACAACTTTGAACTGACAGAACAGCAGAAGCAATATGCTGCAATAGACGCCTAT GCTGGATTTATAATTCATCAGAAACTAGAGAGTATGGTGAACTCGG CTGCACCGAAGGCTCCGGCTTGTTTAAAATGGAGGCTTTCTCAAATTTGCGAAGACCTTGTGGACCTTACTAACTGTATTCCTGATGGACTCAACTGCACCAGCAG CACAGAAAGATTAGTGGAACAGTTATCTCAGGGTGTTGCATCTTTACAAGATCTACTGAAGAACTGCATAGACATGTCTGAAGGTGCAATAGAAGAACATTCCCCAAACACCAGTGAGGACCAAAACCAGAATATCAAGAGTGACATCATGAGTCATGAAGCTGGTCAGGAATCTGACGAGGACAGAGGGGcaaatgttgcctttaaagaaCCCACAAAGCACTCTCTTCCATTGGAAAAAGTTGAAAGGTCAGAAGGTCTACCAGTTAACAGAGAATGTGTCATGTCATTGGATATTTCTGAGTATGAGCTTCAGATGCTGGAGATGCAGGCCAGAGAAGAGGAGCAAGAGGAACAATCCATTTTGGCTTTCCAG GAAAAAGCAGCCCAGGAAAATTCTGCAGACCTGTCAAATGAAGCAGagagtgatgatgatgagtttAACTGTGAAATGATACAG TGCGCTGaagaaatggagaaaatgaatgaaagttttgAGACACAGCCTGATGAACCTCAGAATATTATTCaggatgaagatgaggatgttgtGGAGGATTATGAAGAACACTTTG ATCCAAGTCTTCCAGAACCAGGTCCTGAACAGATCAGATGcctgaaaatgtattttggaCATCACAGTTTCAAACC GGTACAGTGGAAAGTGATTCAGTCCGTTCTTCAACAGAGAAGGGATAACCTTGTTGTCATGGCAAcag GTTATGGAAAGAGCTTGTGCTTCCAGTTTCCTCCAGTTTACTGTGTGAACATCAGTGTGGTCATCTCTCCCCTGATCGCTCTAATGGAGGACCAGGTACTGCAGCTCCG AATGTCGAACATTCAGGCTTGTTTCCTTGGATCCGCTCAGACCCAAAATGTCTTTGCAGACCTAAGAAA GGGGATGTTCAGAGTTGTATATATGACACCAGAGTTCTGCTCTGTAAACATATCTCTTCTTGAAGATCTGAATGTGACGATTG GCCTTTCATTGATTGCAGTGGATGAAGCCCATTGCATTTCACATTGGGGTCATGATTTCAGAGGTGCCTATCGAGACCTTGGCAAACTGAAGAGAAGGCTTCCAGGT GTTCCCATTGTGGCTCTCACAGCCACTGCAAGCCCATCTATCCGTAATGACATAATAAATAGCCTTCATTTGGTGGACCCTCTCGTCACGTGCACTACATTCGACCGCCCCAATCTCTATCTAGATGTGAACCGCAAATCTGGGGACATCATCAAAGACCTCAAGTGTTTTCTGGTTAAAAAGACAGG GTGTAATTATGAATTTGAGGGTGCAGCCATTGTTTACTGCCCATCTAAGAAGGAGGCTGAGAGAGTGACTGCTGCCTTGTACAAGCTGGGTATCCGTTGTGGGGTGTACCATGCAGGTCTCAGCATCCAGCAGAGGAAGGAAACCCAGTACCAGTTCATGAGAGATGAGATCCAG TGTGTGGTGGCCACTGTAGCCTTCGGAATGGGAATAAATAAGCCTGATATTAGGAAGGTTATTCATTATGGAGCACCTAAAGAGATGGAGTCATACTACCAAGAGATTGGCAGAGCAGGCAGAGATGGATTGCCCAGTGCCTGTCATGTTTTATGGATGCCTTCGGACATGACACTCAACAA ATTCCTTCTAAACCATACCAAGAGTGACCGATTCAGGAGCTACAAACTGGAAATGTTGGCCAAGATGGAGAAGTATTTGAATTCCACCAAGTGCAGGAGAAA GCTAATTTTGTCACATTTTGAAGATAAGCAACTCCGCAAAATCACTTCCGGCATACTGGGGACCAGCAAGTGCTGTGACAACTGTAAATCTGG AACCATGTTCAACACTGGTAAAGACTCTTCAGAGCAGGACCTTCAGGACTTTGGGTCTTGTGCATTCCAGCTGATGGGGGCAGTGAGCACCATGGGGGAGAGATTTGGAATTACTGCTCCAATTCTTCTGTTGCGTGGTTCG atCTCTCAGAGAGTTCCTCAGCGCTTTCAAAAGCACCCTTTATTTGGAGCAGGGAGGAGTGTGTCTGATGCTTGGTGGAGAGCTCTGAGCCGTGAACTTGTTGCAGAGAAGTTCCTAATGGAAACCAGTGGCTACAACAAGTTCAGCACCCTCTGCAAACTCACCCCCAAG GGGAGAACATGGTTAAACAAAGCCCAGGACGAGAGACACAGGACCCTCCTTCTGCAGCCCAACAGAGATCTGTGTGCAAGGGCTTACATGCCAAG AAACCAAGATACGAGGCCATCTTTGGCCAGGGTTGAAGACACCTCTCCACCAGGCACAGCTCCA AGAGCAAATCTCCGCTCTCAGGCAGATACCAATGAACTGGTCAAGAAGGGAGTGACTCCTGATTTCAG GTCAGTTCCTGCACTTTCACAAGCCAAACCTCAACCTCCTCCTGTGTCTGCTCGAGAAATGGAGTTACAG GCTGAGCTGTATGGCAGGCTGGTAGCTGAGAGACAGAAGCTGGCCGGCATAAAGGATATCCCCCCGGCCATACTGGCCACCAATAAAATCCTCCTAGACATGGCCAAGTTAAG GCCCTGTATGCTTGACCAGCTGAAGCAAGTGGACGGAGTTTCTGAGGCAAAAGCGACCATGCTTGCTCCACTGCTGCAGACAATCACCGAGTTCTGCCAGATGCACAGCCTGCAG GAGGGTGAAGCGACCAGCTCTGCTGCCCCATGCCTTGTGCAGCCGTCCAGTGCCAACTCAAGAAGGTCCTCAGCTGTGCCTCTAGCTGACAGCATAGCTATATCATATCGACTCTTCCAGACTGAGGGTAAAAGCATG cgGCAGGTGGCTGATACTCGAAGCCTGCCAGTGGCAGTGGTGGAGTCCCATCTGTTGCAGGCTCTGAAAGCCAGCCATCCACTGGACACAGAGAGGGCTGGTCTCTCCTcttcagtattcaacactgtcacgCACATCATCTCCTCCTCTCCTTTCAGTTCAG ACCTCAGTGATTTCAAGAGCATTCGTGCCTTGGTGCCTGAGGAGATCAGCACTTTTCTTCTCCGCCTCTCCATTACTAAACTTCAGAGGGAAGGCTTTCCCAACCCTCCGCCCAATCCACCAACAGCACAGGGCAATATCACCTGGATTGAGCCTCAG GCAAAACATTTTGAGGTGGACAGGGCCAATTCTGCGCTCACTTCAGGGCTTCAGCCTGAGCAGCCTGAGCCAGAGCCAGACAGTATGGACATGAGTGAAGATGAGCTCTTCAGCCAACTGCCTATGCCAGAT GATCTGGGCACAAACAGGTTTGATGCCTGCTCAAAATCAGCGGCTGTGGCACCATCCACAACTGCCTCTTACACCAGTGGAATGAAACTGGCCTCCTGGAACGAGGACAATCTGGACAAAGACACAGAGGACCTGTTTAGTGATTCACCAGTTAAG ACTCTAAGCCAGATGCCGAAGAGGAAGTTACCTGATTGGGCAGAATCACAGAAGGGCTCAGTGAGTGCTACTGCAGCAGCAAAGAAtcccaaaaaaaagaaaggactTTTCATATGA